ATGCGGGCTGGCACATAGCGAGCCCGGCCGAGACGATCCGCCGCACCAAATTCTCGGTCGACAAAGCGATCCTGCGCCAGTTGCTCGTGCAGCAGAGCGCGAAGGGCCTCGTCGTCGGCCTGCCGCTCAGCCTCGACGGGACGGACAGCCCGCGCACGCAGTCCGTCCGAGCCTTCTGCCGCAATATCGAGGAGATCGGTCTGCCGATCCTGCTGTGGGACGAGCGCTGGTCCACCGCCGCCGTCACCCGCACCCTGCTGGAGGCCGACACCAGCCGCGCCCGCCGCCGCGAACTCGTCGACAAGCTCGCCGCCGCCTACATCCTGCAGGGCGCGATCGATGCGATGGCGGGGATTGGATAGCGCACAAAATGCTTCCCCCGTTCGTGCTGAGCCTGCCGAAGCCTGTCCTGAGCGCCTGCCTTGGCAGGCAGTCGAAGGGCACCGTCCTTCTTTTGAGCCGTTGAGCGAGGAAGAGCGGCCCTTCGACAGGCTCGGGGCAAACGGGAAAGCTTGAGCTAGCCGAGCCACCCGATTAGGAACCCCCTCAATGTCTTCCGCCCCGCCCCGCTCCAGAGACGAGAGGTTGGGGGTTCATCCGTTCCCCCATCGCCACCTGCTCGGCATCGCCGGCCTCGCGCCCCACGAAATCCTCTATCTGCTCGACGAAGCCGAGCAGTGGATCGCGCTCAATCGCTCCACCGCGAAGCGTGACGACAGGCTTCACGGCCTCACCCAGATCAACGCCTTCTTCGAAAATTCGACTCGCACGCTGCTGAGCTTCGAGATCGCCGGCAAGCGGCTGGGGATGGACGTGGTCAACATGGCCGTCGCCACCTCCAGCGTGAAGAAGGGCGAAACGCTGATCGATACGGCGATCACGCTGAACGCGATGCGCCCCGACGTGATCGTGATCCGCCACGATGCCTCCGGCGCCGTCCGCCTGATCGCGGACAAGGTCGACTGCCCCGTGCTGAACGCCGGCGACGGCCGCCACGAACATCCGACGCAGGCTTTGCTCGACGCGCTCACGATCCGCCGCCGCAAGGGCCGCATCGCCGGGCTGACCGTCGCCATCTGCGGCGACGTGCTGCACAGCCGCGTCGCCCGATCGAACATCCTGGCACTCGGCACATTGGGCGCGGACGTGCGCGTCGTCGGCCCGCCGACTCTGCTGCCGCCGCAGATCGAGCGGATGGGCGTCACCCGCTTCACCGATTTCGACGCAGGGCTGGAAGGCGCCGACGTCGTGATGATGCTCCGCCTGCAGAGCGAGCGGATGGACGGTGCCTTCGTGCCCTCCCCGCGCGAATATCATGCGCTGTACGGCCTCACCGCCGAGCGCCTGGCCCGCGCCGCGCCCGATGCGCTGGTGATGCACCCAGGCCCGATGAATCGCGGCGTCGAGATCGCCAGCGACGTGGCCGACGATCTCAACCGCTCCGCCATTCCCGAGCAGGTCGAAATGGGCGTCGCCCTCCGCATGGCCTGTCTCGACGTGCTGACGCGCGGGCAGCGCGGCGTGGAGGGCTGGGCATGACGCTCGCGCTGCTCAACGGCCGCATCGTCACGCCCGGCGGCGTGATCGAGGGCGGTGTCCTGATCCGCGACGGCCGCATCGCCGCCGTCGGCCCGTTCGAGGTGCCGACCGGCGCGCAGACGATCGATGTGCGCGGCAAGCTGATCGCGCCCGGCATCGTCGATGTCGGCGTGTTCGCGATCGACATGCCCGCCTTCGTCGCGGGCGGCATCACGCGCGCGCTGCTGATGCCCGATCAGTCGCCCCCGCTGGATACGGTCGCTCTGATCCAGCGCGCCGCAGCGGCCGGAAAGCCGCACGTGTGGATCCACCCGCTCGCCGCCGCCACCAAGGGGCTGAAGGGCGGCGACCTCGCCGAAATCGGCCTGATGGCGCGTGGCGGGGCGACCGGCGTGGCCACCGGCCGCGAATGGATCGCCGATTCGGCCGTCATGCTGCGTCTTCTCAGCTATGCAGGCGCGCTCGGCCTCGTCACGATCAGCCATCCCGAGGATGGCGGCCTGGTGCGCGGGGCCGTCGCCACCGAGAGCGAGGCAGCCACCCGCATGGGGCTACCGGCCGCCCCCGCCGAAGCGGAAGCGCTCGCCGTGCAGCGCGATCTGTTGCTGGCCGAGATCACCGGCGCGCCGATCCACTTCCGTCAGGTCACCACCGCGCGCGCGATCGATCTGATCCGCGCCGCCAAGGCCAAGGGCCTGCCCGTCACCTGCGGCATCACGCCCGCGCATTTCCTGCTGTCCGACGTGGCGATGGGCGATTTCCGCACCTTCTCGCGTCTGTCCCCGCCGCTGCGCGACGAGGCCGACCGGCTCGCCTGCGTCGCGGCACTCGCGGACGGCACGATCGATCTGATCTGTTCGGGCCACGATCCGCGCGGCCCCGAGGCCAAGCGCCTGCCCTTCTCCGATGCCGAACCCGGCATGGCGGGCGCCGAGACGTTGCTGGCCCTGTCGCTCGCACTGGTGCGCGACAGCCATGTCCCGATCGAGCGACTGTTCCAGTTGCTTTCCACCACGCCCGCCCATCGCTTCGGGCTTCCGGCGGGCGCGATCGAACAGGGTGCCGAGGCCGATCTGCTGATCGTCGACGAACATGCGCCGTGGCGGATCAATTCCGAGCAACTGGTCGCCAGCGCGGGCAACACGCCCTTCGATGGGCTGCCGGTGGAGGGCCGCGTGGTGACCACGGTGAAGGGCGGGACGATCCTCGGATGAAGCTGAGTCACACCGCTTTCGCGCTCGCTCCCATCCTGCTCGCGCTGGCGGCGCCCGTCGCCGCGCAGTCGATCGATGCGATCCAGACGAGGGCCGCCGCCGGCGACCGCGCGTCGCAATTCCTGCTGGGCGAGGCCTATCGCACCGGGCAGGGCGTGACGCCCGATCGCGATCAGGCGATCGCCTGGTTCCGCAAGGCCGCCGCGCAGGGCGACACCCGTGCCGCCGACGCGCTCGGCCTGCTGCTGTTCACCAAGGGCGAGCGCAAGGAGGCCATCCCGCTGCTGGAAGGCGCGGAAACGCGGCAGGATGCGCGCGCTTTGTATCTGCTCGGCACCGCCCGCTTCAACGGTGACGGCGTCCCCAAGGATCTGCCGCGCGCTTATGCCGAGATGCGCGCCGCCGCCGACAAGTCGCTGCCGCAGGCGATCCGCAGCCTCCAGCTGATGGAGCCCTATATCAGCGCGCAGGATCGTCAGGCGGCCGCCGCGATCCGCCCCGGCGTGACGCCGGTCGCCACGGCTTCCGTCGCGCCGGCATCGGTCGCCCCGACCGCAGCCGTGCCGAGCACCGCGCCCGTCGCCACCGCCATCGCGCGGCCGTCCCCGACTCCGATCCGCACGACGGCGATCCCGCCATCCGTCCCGGTCGAGGCGACCAGTCCGCTGACGCCGCCCGCGCCGTCACCGGCCGCCCAGACGCCGCTCGCCCCCTCGCCCCTGCCGGCGCCCACGGCGACGTCGGCCGCCGTACTGGCTCCGCTAACCCCACCGGCAGCGCTCCCGGCACCGACACCGGCCCCCATCCCCGTCGCGGTGGCGAAGCCTGCCCCTCTTCCGGCCCCCGCCCCGCCGCCGAGGCCGAAGCCCGTCACCCCCGCCACCGGAAAATGGCGCGTCCAACTCGGCGCGCTCACCACGCAGGACAAGGCCGAGGATCAGTGGCGCGCGCTCGTGAAGAAGCTGCCCGAACTCAACCGCCTCACCCACGTCGTCGTGCAGGCCGGCCCGATCTGGCGCCTGCAGGCGAGCGGGCTCGCCAGCCGGGATGAGGCGAATGATCTCTGCAAGGCCGTGGTCGCCAAAAATGGCGTCTGCATCGCGCTGAACCCGGCCTGATGCGCGCGCCTCGCCCCGCCTCCCATCTCGCCCGGCGCGATATTCTGGGCGGTGCGCTGGGGCTTGGCGCGCTGTCTCTTCTCCCCGCCCCGCTCCGCGCGGCCGAGATCGACACGAGCGACCTCGCCAGCATGATCGGCGACGTGAAACCGATCGACGCGGCCGAGCGAGCCGCCCGGCTGGAGCGCGCCCAGCGCCTGATGCGCGACAACCGCATCGATGCCGTGCTGATCGAGCCTGGCGCGAGCCTCGTCTATTTCACCGGCATCGAATGGCATCTGAGCGAACGGCTGACCGCCGCCGTGCTGCCCGCCAAGGGTGAGGCGATCGTCGTCACGCCCTTCTTCGAGGAGCCTTCCGTCCGCCAGTCGCTC
This DNA window, taken from Sphingomonas sp. AP4-R1, encodes the following:
- the ruvX gene encoding Holliday junction resolvase RuvX, which translates into the protein MITTSAPEFRDAFPEGGRLAGLDVGTKTIGVAMCDAGWHIASPAETIRRTKFSVDKAILRQLLVQQSAKGLVVGLPLSLDGTDSPRTQSVRAFCRNIEEIGLPILLWDERWSTAAVTRTLLEADTSRARRRELVDKLAAAYILQGAIDAMAGIG
- a CDS encoding aspartate carbamoyltransferase catalytic subunit, whose product is MSSAPPRSRDERLGVHPFPHRHLLGIAGLAPHEILYLLDEAEQWIALNRSTAKRDDRLHGLTQINAFFENSTRTLLSFEIAGKRLGMDVVNMAVATSSVKKGETLIDTAITLNAMRPDVIVIRHDASGAVRLIADKVDCPVLNAGDGRHEHPTQALLDALTIRRRKGRIAGLTVAICGDVLHSRVARSNILALGTLGADVRVVGPPTLLPPQIERMGVTRFTDFDAGLEGADVVMMLRLQSERMDGAFVPSPREYHALYGLTAERLARAAPDALVMHPGPMNRGVEIASDVADDLNRSAIPEQVEMGVALRMACLDVLTRGQRGVEGWA
- a CDS encoding dihydroorotase family protein, with the protein product MTLALLNGRIVTPGGVIEGGVLIRDGRIAAVGPFEVPTGAQTIDVRGKLIAPGIVDVGVFAIDMPAFVAGGITRALLMPDQSPPLDTVALIQRAAAAGKPHVWIHPLAAATKGLKGGDLAEIGLMARGGATGVATGREWIADSAVMLRLLSYAGALGLVTISHPEDGGLVRGAVATESEAATRMGLPAAPAEAEALAVQRDLLLAEITGAPIHFRQVTTARAIDLIRAAKAKGLPVTCGITPAHFLLSDVAMGDFRTFSRLSPPLRDEADRLACVAALADGTIDLICSGHDPRGPEAKRLPFSDAEPGMAGAETLLALSLALVRDSHVPIERLFQLLSTTPAHRFGLPAGAIEQGAEADLLIVDEHAPWRINSEQLVASAGNTPFDGLPVEGRVVTTVKGGTILG
- a CDS encoding SPOR domain-containing protein: MKLSHTAFALAPILLALAAPVAAQSIDAIQTRAAAGDRASQFLLGEAYRTGQGVTPDRDQAIAWFRKAAAQGDTRAADALGLLLFTKGERKEAIPLLEGAETRQDARALYLLGTARFNGDGVPKDLPRAYAEMRAAADKSLPQAIRSLQLMEPYISAQDRQAAAAIRPGVTPVATASVAPASVAPTAAVPSTAPVATAIARPSPTPIRTTAIPPSVPVEATSPLTPPAPSPAAQTPLAPSPLPAPTATSAAVLAPLTPPAALPAPTPAPIPVAVAKPAPLPAPAPPPRPKPVTPATGKWRVQLGALTTQDKAEDQWRALVKKLPELNRLTHVVVQAGPIWRLQASGLASRDEANDLCKAVVAKNGVCIALNPA